A stretch of the Chelonoidis abingdonii isolate Lonesome George chromosome 11, CheloAbing_2.0, whole genome shotgun sequence genome encodes the following:
- the LOC116819223 gene encoding C5a anaphylatoxin chemotactic receptor 1 isoform X2 yields MSVTEVSDDYDLYSYGNFTAPSFDMLTPQTFQLTPILWVSLVLYSLVFLLGVPGNAAVIWVTGFGMKRTVNTVWFLNLAVADLLCCLALPFLVVPVACGNRWELGDFACKLLPSLTILNMFASVLLLMAISVDRCALVTRPIWCQNHRTTRLAWGLSGAAWLLALLMTLPTLIFRTTRTKEFSDKVMCVLEYAQVASYQTTVEVSVATFRFAAGFLVPFVVIATCYGLVLARVYRSRFTRSHKTIKVILVVIIGFFVCWLPYHVVGLIIAAHKPTTRLYKGATESDPLIVGLAYVNSCLNPVIYVIMGQDFKDRFQRSLKTILRNMLNEDSLSMGDNRKKTRSTQETKSTMEDQSIGV; encoded by the coding sequence ATGAGCGTCACCGAGGTGTCTGATGACTATGATCTTTACTCGTACGGTAACTTCACTGCACCCAGCTTCGACATGCTGACTCCGCAGACTTTCCAGCTGACCCCCATCCTGTGGGTGTCTCTGGTTCTCTACTCCCTCGTCTTCCTGCTGGGCGTGCCGGGAAATGCGGCTGTCATCTGGGTGACGGGCTTTGGGATGAAGCGCACAGTGAACACCGTCTGGTTCCTCAACCTGGCGGTGGCCGACCTCCTATGCTGCCTGGCACTGCCGTTCCTGGTCGTGCCCGTGGCCTGCGGCAACCGCTGGGAACTGGGTGACTTCGCCTGCAAGCTGCTCCCATCCCTCACCATCCTGAACATGTTTGCCAGTGTCCTGCTCCTGATGGCCATCAGTGTGGACCGCTGCGCCCTGGTGACCAGGCCCATCTGGTGCCAGAACCACCGCACGACCCGGCTAGCCTGGGGCCTGAGCGGGGCAGCCTGGCTCCTGGCTCTGCTCATGACCCTCCCAACCCTCATCTTCCGGACGACGCGCACCAAGGAGTTCTCAGACAAAGTGATGTGCGTCCTGGAGTACGCTCAAGTGGCCAGTTACCAGACCACCGTTGAGGTGTCCGTCGCTACCTTCCGCTTCGCCGCCGGCTTCCTGGTCCCCTTCGTGGTGATCGCCACCTGCTACGGCCTGGTCCTGGCCCGCGTCTACAGGAGCCGTTTCACTCGCTCGCACAAGACCATTAAGGTCATTCTTGTGGTGATCATCGGCTTCTTCGTGTGCTGGCTACCCTACCACGTGGTGGGGCTGATCATTGCTGCCCACAAGCCCACCACACGCCTCTACAAAGGTGCCACTGAGTCCGACCCCCTGATTGTGGGTCTGGCTTACGTCAACAGCTGCCTCAACCCCGTCATCTACGTCATCATGGGCCAGGACTTCAAAGACCGGTTCCAACGCTCGCTGAAGACCATCCTCCGCAACATGCTGAACGAGGATTCGCTCTCTATGGGTGACAACAGGAAGAAGACCAGATCCACGCAGGAGACCAAGTCCACGATGGAGGACCAAAGCATCGGGGTGTGA